One genomic window of Microbacterium testaceum StLB037 includes the following:
- a CDS encoding FecCD family ABC transporter permease, with product MTSVVPPRVSDTAPGSPRIGRTAIGTLVLVAVLAVSVALSLMIGANPLPWHAVWASLTGAGTPDTDFVVLGLRVPRTIAGVVAGAALGVAGALMQAFSRNPLADPGILGVNAGAAFAVALTVALFGIQSSLLLIWPAFLGALVVTVAVALVGSSGRGPADPIRLTLAGVAVGAVLSGITSGMMLSNPDAFDLMRGWNAGSLLGRGLDIVLPVVPFIAAGLAVAFVLGRPLNALALGDDLARAQGIPVGAVRVASIAAITVLAAAATALVGPLSFVGLMVPHVVRWIVGPDQRRILPLSALAAPIVVLLADVLGRVIIAPAEVPAGIVTAFVGAPVLIALARRRRASTL from the coding sequence ATGACCTCGGTCGTCCCCCCGCGGGTGTCGGACACGGCACCCGGATCCCCACGGATCGGTCGGACCGCCATCGGCACTCTCGTGCTGGTGGCGGTCCTCGCCGTGTCCGTCGCCCTCTCGCTCATGATCGGCGCGAACCCCCTCCCCTGGCACGCGGTGTGGGCGTCGCTCACCGGGGCGGGCACACCCGACACCGACTTCGTGGTCCTGGGGCTCCGCGTCCCCCGCACGATCGCGGGGGTCGTCGCCGGAGCCGCACTCGGGGTCGCCGGGGCCCTCATGCAGGCGTTCTCGCGCAACCCGCTCGCCGACCCCGGCATCCTCGGCGTCAACGCCGGGGCCGCGTTCGCCGTCGCCCTCACGGTGGCGCTGTTCGGCATCCAGAGCTCTCTCCTGCTCATCTGGCCGGCGTTCCTCGGGGCGCTGGTCGTGACCGTCGCCGTCGCCCTGGTCGGTTCGTCGGGCCGGGGACCGGCCGATCCGATCCGCCTCACGCTCGCGGGCGTCGCCGTCGGCGCGGTGCTCTCGGGCATCACCTCGGGCATGATGCTGAGCAACCCCGACGCCTTCGACCTCATGCGCGGATGGAACGCCGGATCGCTGCTGGGACGCGGGCTCGACATCGTCCTCCCGGTCGTGCCGTTCATCGCGGCGGGCCTCGCGGTGGCGTTCGTGCTCGGGCGCCCCCTCAACGCCCTCGCGCTCGGCGACGACCTCGCCCGCGCGCAGGGCATTCCCGTCGGCGCAGTACGGGTGGCATCCATCGCCGCGATCACCGTCCTCGCGGCAGCGGCGACCGCCCTCGTCGGGCCCCTGTCGTTCGTCGGTCTCATGGTGCCGCACGTCGTGCGGTGGATCGTCGGACCCGATCAGCGCCGCATCCTCCCCCTCAGCGCCCTCGCCGCGCCCATCGTCGTGCTGCTGGCCGACGTGCTCGGTCGCGTGATCATCGCCCCCGCCGAGGTGCCCGCGGGGATCGTGACCGCGTTCGTCGGCGCGCCCGTCCTCATCGCGCTCGCGCGGCGGCGGAGAGCGAGCACCCTGTGA